The Pseudofrankia inefficax genome window below encodes:
- a CDS encoding RNA polymerase sigma factor, translated as MSADTSVPAVAEPAELPLRRGQRSREAGSPVLPARDEPPDRTDARIVARSVDSPAAFAELFDRHAVAIYRYLARRVGPQAADDLVAATFLVAFERRGAYDLDRADARPWLYGIASNLVGRHHRDEARMLRAYARSGVDPAAEDGTERALERADAQASGPAVAAAVAELPPEDRDVLLLFAWASLSYAEIAQALAIPLGTVRSRLHRARRRVRAALDADAGRLIVTEESDHG; from the coding sequence GTGAGCGCAGACACCAGCGTCCCAGCCGTCGCGGAGCCGGCGGAGCTCCCGCTCAGGCGTGGCCAGCGGTCACGCGAGGCGGGCAGTCCCGTCCTCCCGGCTCGGGATGAGCCGCCTGACCGGACGGACGCGCGGATCGTCGCGCGGTCGGTCGACTCGCCGGCGGCCTTCGCGGAGCTGTTCGACCGGCACGCGGTGGCGATCTACCGCTATCTGGCTCGCCGGGTCGGCCCGCAGGCCGCCGACGACCTCGTCGCCGCCACGTTCCTGGTCGCGTTCGAGCGGCGCGGCGCCTATGACCTGGACCGTGCCGACGCGCGGCCCTGGCTGTACGGCATCGCGTCGAACCTGGTCGGGCGCCACCACCGCGACGAGGCCCGGATGCTGCGGGCGTATGCCCGCAGCGGCGTCGACCCGGCGGCCGAGGACGGGACGGAGCGAGCCCTGGAACGGGCCGACGCCCAGGCCTCGGGGCCGGCCGTCGCGGCCGCCGTCGCCGAGCTGCCGCCCGAGGACCGGGACGTGCTGCTGCTGTTCGCCTGGGCCTCGCTGAGCTACGCGGAGATCGCCCAGGCCCTCGCGATCCCGCTGGGCACCGTGCGCTCACGCCTGCACCGGGCCCGCCGCCGGGTCCGGGCCGCCCTCGACGCCGACGCCGGGCGCCTGATCGTGACCGAGGAGAGCGACCATGGCTGA
- the dapB gene encoding 4-hydroxy-tetrahydrodipicolinate reductase: protein MINVAVLGSRGRMGATVCAAVEAADDLALVAAIDAGEDRSALTKADVVVDFTSPSAVMDNVRWCVENGLHAVVGTTGFDDARLAQVRGWLAASPEVGVLVAPNFGIAAVLMMRFAAQAAPFFESVEIVELHHPNKVDAPSGTARRTAELVAAARREAGLDPAGPDATTTALDGARGATVAGVPVHAVRLGGLVAHQEVLLGGSGETLTIRHDSLDRTSFMPGVLLAVRQIASRPGLTVGLDPLLDL from the coding sequence ATGATCAACGTGGCTGTGCTCGGGTCCAGGGGCCGGATGGGCGCGACGGTCTGCGCGGCCGTCGAGGCGGCCGACGACTTGGCGCTGGTGGCGGCGATCGACGCCGGTGAGGACCGGTCGGCGCTCACCAAGGCCGACGTGGTCGTCGACTTCACCAGCCCGTCCGCGGTCATGGACAACGTGCGCTGGTGCGTCGAGAACGGCCTGCACGCCGTCGTCGGCACGACCGGGTTCGACGACGCGCGGCTGGCCCAGGTGCGCGGCTGGCTCGCGGCCTCTCCCGAGGTCGGCGTGCTGGTCGCGCCCAACTTCGGCATCGCCGCGGTCCTGATGATGCGGTTCGCCGCCCAGGCGGCCCCGTTCTTCGAGTCAGTCGAGATCGTCGAGCTGCACCACCCGAACAAGGTCGACGCCCCCAGCGGCACCGCCCGGCGCACCGCCGAGCTCGTCGCCGCCGCCCGCCGCGAGGCCGGCCTGGACCCGGCCGGCCCGGACGCGACCACCACCGCCCTGGACGGCGCCCGCGGCGCGACCGTCGCCGGCGTCCCGGTGCACGCCGTCCGCCTCGGCGGCCTGGTCGCCCACCAGGAGGTCCTGCTCGGCGGCTCGGGGGAGACCCTGACGATCCGCCATGACTCGCTCGACCGGACGTCCTTCATGCCCGGCGTACTGCTCGCCGTCCGACAGATCGCCTCCCGCCCGGGCCTCACCGTCGGCCTGGACCCCCTGCTCGACCTGTAG
- a CDS encoding M16 family metallopeptidase produces the protein MTQLDETQTPSARAAALLAGRPTVELLGGSARRTVLPGGLRVLTEQVPGVRSAAIGVWVGVGSRDEDPATAGCSHFLEHLLFKGTPSRDALTISASVEAVGGDLNAFTAKEYTCYYARVLDEDLPMAIDVVCDMVANSVITAADVEAERGVILEEIAMHEDDPGDVVHDVFAEAVLGSSSLGRPVLGTIDSIEALHRDTIAEYYRGRYTAPALVVAVAGNIDHDRTLAMVAEAFADRLAGPADSAGPRGGAYGYPGKPGLLVSRRPTEQANVVLGTAGMSRRDPRRFALGLLSTALGGGMSSRLFQEVREKRGLAYSVYSFATHFADAGLFGLYAGCAPKRAREVLEICRDEVRQIAERGITQEELDRARGQTRGSLVLGLEDTGSRMSRLGKGELVHGELLSVDEVLARVDAVTLGDVQAIAGELVAQPWGLGVIGPFKNDSDFAALVS, from the coding sequence ATGACACAACTCGACGAGACCCAGACGCCGTCGGCTCGGGCCGCCGCGCTGCTCGCGGGCCGGCCGACCGTGGAACTGCTGGGCGGGAGCGCGCGGCGCACGGTCCTGCCCGGCGGCCTGCGGGTGCTGACCGAGCAGGTGCCCGGCGTACGGTCGGCCGCCATCGGCGTCTGGGTCGGCGTCGGCTCGCGGGACGAGGACCCGGCGACGGCGGGCTGCTCGCACTTCCTGGAGCACCTGCTGTTCAAGGGGACGCCGAGCCGCGACGCGCTGACCATCAGCGCGTCCGTCGAGGCCGTCGGCGGTGATCTCAACGCGTTCACCGCGAAGGAGTACACCTGCTACTACGCGCGGGTCCTCGACGAGGACCTGCCGATGGCGATCGACGTCGTCTGCGACATGGTGGCGAACTCGGTCATCACCGCGGCCGACGTCGAGGCCGAGCGGGGCGTGATCCTCGAGGAGATCGCCATGCACGAGGACGACCCCGGCGACGTCGTGCACGACGTCTTCGCCGAGGCCGTCCTCGGCTCGTCGTCGCTGGGCCGCCCGGTCCTCGGCACGATCGACTCGATCGAGGCCCTGCACCGGGACACGATCGCCGAGTACTACCGGGGGCGTTACACCGCGCCGGCGCTGGTGGTCGCGGTCGCGGGGAACATCGACCACGACCGGACCCTGGCGATGGTCGCGGAGGCCTTCGCCGACCGGCTCGCCGGCCCGGCCGACTCCGCCGGGCCGCGCGGCGGTGCCTACGGCTACCCGGGCAAGCCCGGGCTGCTGGTCTCCCGCCGGCCGACCGAGCAGGCCAACGTCGTGCTCGGCACCGCGGGGATGTCCCGGCGTGACCCGCGCCGGTTCGCGCTGGGCCTGCTCTCCACGGCGCTCGGCGGCGGCATGAGCTCGCGGCTGTTCCAGGAGGTCCGGGAGAAGCGCGGCCTGGCGTACTCGGTCTACTCGTTCGCGACCCACTTCGCCGACGCGGGCCTGTTCGGCCTGTACGCCGGCTGCGCGCCCAAGCGGGCCCGTGAGGTGCTGGAGATCTGCCGCGACGAGGTCCGCCAGATCGCCGAGCGAGGGATCACCCAGGAGGAGCTCGACCGGGCCCGCGGCCAGACCCGCGGCTCGCTCGTCCTCGGGCTGGAGGACACCGGCTCGCGGATGAGCCGCCTCGGCAAGGGCGAGCTGGTCCACGGCGAGCTGCTCTCCGTCGACGAGGTGCTCGCCAGGGTCGACGCCGTGACCCTCGGCGACGTCCAGGCGATCGCGGGCGAGCTCGTGGCGCAGCCCTGGGGCCTCGGCGTCATCGGGCCTTTCAAGAACGACAGCGACTTCGCGGCCCTGGTCTCCTGA
- a CDS encoding bifunctional riboflavin kinase/FAD synthetase: MRWWRGLDNTPVDWRGGVVTIGFFDGVHVGHRKIIGRAVERATALGLPLLVLTFDPHPGEVLRPGSHPALLTTLQFKTELLAAIGVDALCVQPFTLEFSEVPADEFVAKILVETLRARVVVVGQNFSYGHRALGRIDTLVRSGAQHGFEVDAMPLLRDDHQAGPDSTPVVSSTHIRAQVAEGDVAGAAQGLGRLHRVEGVVVHGDARGRTIGFPTANLQVTPWAAIPADGVYAGYACWSGRRQPAAISIGTNPTFAGRERRVEAFLLDFDGDLYGEYMAFEFVALLRPTLKFNSVEELVSQMTLDVGATRTATTAT, translated from the coding sequence GTGCGTTGGTGGCGAGGGCTGGACAACACGCCAGTCGACTGGCGTGGTGGCGTCGTCACGATCGGTTTTTTCGACGGCGTCCATGTGGGCCATCGGAAGATCATCGGCCGGGCCGTCGAGCGGGCGACGGCGCTCGGCCTGCCGTTGCTGGTGCTGACCTTCGATCCGCACCCCGGCGAGGTACTGCGCCCAGGCAGCCATCCGGCGCTGCTGACGACGCTGCAGTTCAAGACCGAGCTGCTCGCGGCGATCGGCGTCGACGCCCTCTGCGTCCAGCCGTTCACGCTGGAGTTCAGTGAGGTTCCGGCGGACGAGTTCGTCGCCAAGATCCTGGTCGAGACGCTGCGGGCCCGGGTGGTCGTCGTCGGGCAGAACTTCAGCTATGGGCACCGGGCGCTCGGCAGGATCGACACGTTGGTCCGGTCCGGCGCGCAGCACGGGTTCGAGGTCGACGCCATGCCGCTGCTGCGGGACGACCACCAGGCCGGCCCCGATTCGACCCCGGTCGTCAGCTCGACCCACATCCGCGCGCAGGTCGCCGAGGGCGACGTCGCCGGCGCGGCGCAGGGCCTGGGTCGGCTGCACCGGGTCGAGGGGGTCGTGGTGCACGGCGACGCGCGTGGCCGCACGATCGGCTTCCCCACGGCGAACCTGCAGGTCACCCCATGGGCGGCGATCCCGGCGGACGGCGTCTACGCGGGGTACGCCTGCTGGTCGGGCCGTCGCCAGCCGGCCGCGATCTCGATCGGCACGAACCCGACCTTCGCCGGCCGGGAGCGCCGGGTCGAGGCGTTCCTGCTCGACTTCGACGGCGACCTGTACGGCGAGTACATGGCCTTCGAGTTCGTCGCCCTGCTGCGCCCGACGTTGAAATTCAACTCGGTTGAAGAGCTGGTCAGCCAGATGACGCTCGACGTCGGGGCGACCCGCACCGCCACCACCGCGACCTGA
- a CDS encoding Hsp70 family protein: MRARRGGSSGLSGDGTVFGIDLGTTFSCLARVSPAGEAEIVPLLDGSATLPSVVLFVGADDYITGETARQLARSRPDDVCALVKRRMGDGEWRFVPAGAPPGTAWSAPAVSGLILSALISDAELTGGEPVRDVVITVPAYFGDEERRATVLAGEYAGLNVVDVINEPTAAALSYGFARFEVGSRRTLAGPSAADEEVALVYDLGGGTFDVTIVELADRRVSVMAIDGDHQLGGADWDEKLVLHLADAFTAKFPTLPDLLDDGAAAQTLSLAAEQARRELTDRTVTVVRVEHAGAALDVELTRAELERLTSGLLDRTITLTRAAVTAATERGARGVDRVLLVGGASRMPAVARRLSEEFGVPVELSDPDLAVAKGAAIYGEKKALERLVVSDLVTRGRLADGAGVDAADPADLDAACRRLADALGLPAARVRRTVEVQVINVISRGFGVLALDRFGEHGAVFLVHRNDRLPVVVRRPFGTVRDDQDAVTVYVVEQAGGTESRRLDDNKIIAEAEIVDIPSGYPAGTEIEITFRMGFDGILEVTARHEGLADRPLTVRVETSAALSQADVARERDQVARARRARDASRARRPNDGRPGGGPPPGPGFRGGLGGPPIGWT, translated from the coding sequence GTGCGCGCACGACGGGGTGGTTCATCCGGGCTGTCCGGAGACGGGACTGTCTTCGGCATCGACCTCGGCACCACCTTCAGCTGCCTGGCTCGCGTCTCCCCAGCCGGCGAGGCCGAGATCGTGCCCCTGCTGGACGGCTCCGCGACGCTGCCCAGCGTCGTGCTCTTCGTCGGCGCGGACGACTACATCACCGGCGAGACGGCCCGTCAGCTCGCCCGGTCCAGGCCAGACGACGTGTGCGCGCTGGTCAAGCGGCGGATGGGCGACGGCGAGTGGCGGTTCGTGCCGGCCGGGGCGCCGCCGGGCACGGCCTGGTCCGCCCCGGCCGTCAGTGGGCTGATCCTCTCGGCGCTGATCTCGGACGCGGAGCTGACCGGCGGCGAGCCGGTCCGCGACGTGGTGATCACCGTGCCGGCCTACTTCGGCGACGAGGAACGCCGGGCGACCGTGCTCGCCGGCGAGTACGCGGGCCTCAACGTCGTCGACGTCATCAACGAGCCGACCGCGGCCGCCCTCTCCTACGGCTTCGCCCGCTTCGAGGTGGGCTCCCGGCGCACGCTGGCCGGGCCGAGCGCCGCGGACGAGGAGGTCGCGCTGGTCTACGACCTGGGCGGCGGCACCTTCGACGTCACCATCGTCGAGCTCGCCGACCGCCGGGTCTCGGTGATGGCGATCGACGGCGACCACCAGCTCGGCGGGGCCGACTGGGACGAGAAGCTGGTGCTCCACCTGGCGGACGCCTTCACCGCGAAGTTCCCGACGCTGCCCGACCTGCTCGACGACGGCGCAGCCGCGCAGACGCTGTCCCTGGCGGCCGAGCAGGCGCGGCGCGAGCTGACCGATCGGACCGTGACCGTCGTGCGGGTCGAGCACGCGGGCGCGGCACTCGACGTCGAGCTCACCCGGGCCGAGCTGGAACGGCTGACCAGTGGCCTGCTGGACCGCACGATCACGCTGACCAGGGCGGCCGTCACGGCGGCCACCGAGCGCGGTGCCCGCGGCGTCGACCGGGTGCTGCTGGTGGGCGGCGCCTCCCGGATGCCGGCCGTCGCGCGGCGGCTGTCCGAGGAGTTCGGCGTCCCGGTCGAGCTCAGCGACCCGGACCTGGCCGTCGCGAAGGGCGCGGCGATCTACGGCGAGAAGAAGGCGCTCGAGCGGCTCGTCGTCAGCGACCTGGTGACCCGCGGCCGGCTGGCCGACGGCGCGGGCGTCGACGCCGCCGACCCGGCCGACCTGGACGCGGCCTGCCGGCGGCTCGCCGACGCGCTCGGCCTGCCCGCGGCCCGGGTCCGCCGCACCGTCGAGGTGCAGGTGATCAACGTCATCTCCCGCGGCTTCGGGGTGCTCGCGCTCGACCGGTTCGGTGAGCACGGCGCCGTCTTCCTGGTACACCGCAACGACCGGCTGCCGGTCGTCGTGCGCCGCCCGTTCGGGACGGTGCGCGACGACCAGGACGCAGTGACGGTCTACGTGGTCGAGCAGGCCGGCGGCACCGAGTCCCGCCGCCTCGACGACAACAAGATCATCGCCGAGGCCGAGATCGTCGACATCCCGTCCGGCTACCCGGCCGGCACCGAGATCGAGATCACCTTCCGGATGGGCTTCGACGGCATCCTGGAGGTGACCGCCCGACACGAGGGGCTGGCGGACCGGCCGCTGACCGTCCGGGTGGAGACGTCCGCCGCGCTCAGCCAGGCCGACGTGGCCCGGGAGCGCGACCAGGTCGCCCGCGCCCGCCGGGCCAGGGACGCCAGCCGCGCCCGTCGACCGAACGACGGTCGCCCGGGCGGCGGCCCACCACCCGGCCCCGGCTTCCGCGGCGGCCTCGGCGGGCCGCCGATCGGCTGGACCTGA
- the rpsO gene encoding 30S ribosomal protein S15: MPLSSDVKQKIMSDYATVERDTGSPEVQVAMLTRRISDLTEHLKVHKHDHHSRRGLLLLVGRRRRLLNYLQKTDIGRYRALIERLGLRR, translated from the coding sequence GTGCCGCTTTCCAGCGACGTGAAGCAGAAGATCATGTCCGATTACGCCACGGTCGAGCGTGACACCGGCTCCCCAGAGGTGCAGGTGGCCATGCTGACCCGGCGGATCAGTGACCTGACCGAGCACTTGAAGGTGCACAAGCACGACCACCACAGCCGTCGCGGCCTGCTGTTGCTGGTCGGTCGGCGCCGCCGGCTGCTGAACTACCTGCAGAAGACGGACATCGGCCGGTACCGGGCCCTGATCGAAAGACTCGGCCTTCGCCGGTAA
- the thyX gene encoding FAD-dependent thymidylate synthase has protein sequence MRVQVIARTEFLPPADVPWETDADGGQALAEFAGRACYQSWNKPNPATATNAGYLRHILDVGHLSVLEHGTVTLYITGVSRSLTHELVRHRHFSYSQLSQRYVPERDAEMVEPEVVAADPELHALFQEAAAASLEAYSKLLEGLEKHFAEVAAPTSRRKQARQAARSVLPNATETRIVVTGNYRAWRHFIAMRASESADVEIRGLAILALRALQDVAPNVFADFRVSTLDDGTEVASSPLVSEG, from the coding sequence GTGCGGGTTCAGGTGATCGCGCGGACGGAGTTCCTCCCGCCGGCCGACGTGCCGTGGGAGACCGACGCCGACGGCGGCCAGGCGCTGGCCGAGTTCGCGGGCCGGGCCTGCTACCAGAGCTGGAACAAGCCGAACCCGGCCACCGCGACGAACGCCGGCTACCTGCGCCACATCCTCGATGTCGGCCACCTGTCCGTGCTGGAGCACGGCACCGTGACCCTCTACATCACCGGCGTCTCGCGCAGCCTCACCCATGAGCTCGTCCGCCACCGGCACTTCTCCTACAGCCAGCTCTCCCAGCGCTATGTCCCGGAGCGCGACGCGGAGATGGTTGAGCCCGAGGTCGTGGCGGCGGACCCGGAGCTGCACGCGCTGTTCCAGGAGGCCGCCGCCGCGTCGCTGGAGGCGTACTCGAAGCTGCTGGAGGGCCTGGAGAAGCATTTCGCCGAGGTGGCAGCGCCGACCTCGCGGCGCAAGCAGGCCCGCCAGGCGGCCCGCTCCGTGCTGCCGAACGCCACCGAGACGCGCATCGTGGTCACCGGTAACTACCGCGCCTGGCGGCACTTCATCGCGATGCGGGCCTCCGAGTCCGCCGACGTCGAGATCCGGGGCCTGGCCATATTGGCCCTGCGCGCGCTCCAGGACGTCGCTCCGAACGTCTTCGCGGACTTCCGCGTCTCCACCCTCGACGACGGCACCGAGGTCGCGTCCAGCCCGCTCGTCAGCGAGGGGTAG
- a CDS encoding polyribonucleotide nucleotidyltransferase: MDDSTTATEAVVTTPLGTRTIRFETGRLAKQAAGSVVAYLGDTMVLSATTASKNPKENLDFFPLTVDVEERMYAAGRIPGSFFRREGRPSEDAILTCRLIDRPLRPSFTKGLRNEIQVVATVLALDPETLYDVVAINAASASTLLAGLPFTGPVGATRVGYVDGQWVAFPTHAELARATFDMVVAGRVLEDDSDVAIMMVEAEATPGTVALLADGAPAPTEDVVAAGLEAAKPAIRELCRAQRELAAAAAKPVREYPVFLDYTDDVLDVLTNAVGDELAAALRIAGKQERETELDRVKALAVEKVGSQFDGREKEIGAAYRALTKKLVRKRVVEDGLRIDGRATTEIRALSAEVDYVPRVHGSALFERGETQILGVTTLAMLRLEQTIDTLNPDRTKRYMHNYNFPPYSTGETGRVGSPKRREIGHGALAERALLPVLPSREEFPYAIRQVSEALSSNGSTSMGSVCASTLSLLNAGVPLRAPVAGIAMGLIREGDAFVTLTDILGAEDAYGDMDFKVAGTREFVTALQLDTKLDGIPANVLAAALQQARAARLAILDVMAEAIEGPDEMSQHAPRVISVKIPVDKIGEVIGPKGKMINQIQADSGAEITVEDDGTIYIGAADGVSAETARSAINAIANPQMPEVGERYLGTIVKITNFGAFVSLTPGKDGLLHVSKLKQLSGGKRVEKVEDVLNVGQKLQVEITEIDSRGKISLSPAEEAAAVAGA; the protein is encoded by the coding sequence GTGGATGACTCGACAACGGCGACCGAGGCGGTCGTCACCACCCCGCTCGGCACCCGGACGATCCGGTTCGAGACCGGCCGGCTGGCCAAGCAGGCCGCGGGCTCCGTGGTCGCCTACCTGGGCGACACGATGGTGCTGTCCGCGACGACAGCCAGCAAGAACCCCAAGGAAAACCTGGACTTCTTCCCGCTGACGGTCGACGTCGAGGAGCGGATGTACGCGGCCGGGCGCATCCCCGGCTCGTTCTTCCGCCGCGAGGGCCGGCCGAGCGAGGACGCGATCCTGACCTGCCGGCTGATCGACCGGCCGCTGCGCCCGTCGTTCACCAAGGGCCTGCGCAACGAGATCCAGGTCGTCGCGACCGTGCTCGCGCTCGACCCGGAGACGCTCTACGACGTCGTCGCGATCAACGCGGCCAGCGCGTCGACGCTGCTCGCCGGCCTGCCGTTCACCGGCCCGGTCGGCGCGACCCGCGTCGGCTACGTCGACGGCCAGTGGGTCGCGTTCCCGACCCACGCCGAGCTCGCCCGCGCCACCTTCGACATGGTCGTCGCCGGCCGCGTGCTGGAGGACGACTCCGACGTCGCGATCATGATGGTCGAGGCCGAGGCGACCCCGGGCACCGTGGCGCTGCTCGCCGACGGCGCTCCGGCGCCGACCGAGGACGTCGTCGCCGCCGGCCTCGAGGCCGCGAAGCCCGCGATCCGCGAGCTGTGCCGGGCCCAGCGGGAGCTGGCCGCCGCCGCGGCCAAGCCGGTCCGCGAGTACCCCGTGTTCCTGGACTACACCGACGACGTGCTGGACGTGCTGACCAACGCGGTTGGCGACGAGCTGGCCGCCGCGCTGCGGATCGCCGGCAAGCAGGAGCGCGAGACCGAGCTGGACCGGGTCAAGGCCCTGGCGGTCGAGAAGGTCGGCTCGCAGTTCGACGGCCGCGAGAAGGAGATCGGCGCGGCCTACCGGGCGCTGACCAAGAAGCTGGTCCGCAAGCGGGTCGTCGAGGACGGCCTGCGCATCGACGGCCGGGCCACCACCGAGATCCGCGCGCTGTCCGCCGAGGTGGACTACGTGCCGCGGGTGCACGGCTCGGCGCTGTTCGAGCGTGGCGAGACCCAGATCCTGGGTGTCACGACGCTGGCGATGCTCCGGCTGGAGCAGACCATCGACACGCTCAACCCGGACCGCACCAAGCGCTACATGCACAACTACAACTTCCCGCCGTACTCGACCGGTGAGACCGGCCGGGTCGGCTCGCCGAAGCGCCGCGAGATCGGCCACGGCGCGCTGGCCGAGCGGGCGCTGCTGCCGGTGCTGCCGAGCCGCGAGGAGTTCCCCTACGCGATCCGGCAGGTCTCCGAGGCGCTCAGCTCCAACGGGTCGACCTCGATGGGCTCGGTGTGCGCGAGCACGCTGTCGCTGCTGAACGCCGGTGTGCCGCTGCGGGCGCCGGTCGCCGGCATCGCGATGGGCCTGATCCGCGAGGGCGACGCGTTCGTCACGCTGACGGACATCCTGGGCGCCGAGGACGCGTACGGCGACATGGACTTCAAGGTCGCCGGCACCCGCGAGTTCGTCACCGCCCTGCAGCTGGACACCAAGCTCGACGGCATCCCGGCGAACGTGCTCGCCGCCGCCCTGCAGCAGGCCCGCGCGGCCCGGCTCGCGATCCTCGACGTCATGGCCGAGGCCATCGAGGGCCCGGACGAGATGTCGCAGCACGCGCCGCGGGTCATCTCGGTCAAGATCCCGGTGGACAAGATCGGCGAGGTCATCGGCCCGAAGGGCAAGATGATCAACCAGATCCAGGCCGACAGCGGGGCCGAGATCACCGTCGAGGATGACGGCACGATCTACATCGGCGCGGCCGACGGCGTCTCCGCGGAGACGGCGCGCTCGGCGATCAACGCGATCGCCAACCCGCAGATGCCGGAGGTCGGGGAGCGCTACCTCGGCACGATCGTGAAGATCACGAACTTCGGCGCCTTCGTCTCCCTCACCCCGGGCAAGGACGGCCTGCTGCACGTCAGCAAGCTCAAGCAGCTCTCGGGCGGCAAGCGGGTGGAGAAGGTCGAGGACGTGCTCAACGTCGGCCAGAAGCTGCAGGTCGAGATCACCGAGATCGACAGCCGCGGCAAGATCAGTCTCTCGCCGGCGGAGGAAGCCGCCGCCGTCGCGGGCGCCTGA
- the hisS gene encoding histidine--tRNA ligase, translated as MSDAPIVKPVAISGFPEWLPGVRAVELAWLDRIRATFERYGFCSVETPSVESLDVLAAKGETSQEVYALRRLQAEPGDDSGRLGLHFDLTVPFARYVAAHFNELTFPFRRYQIQRVWRGERPQEGRYREFTQCDIDVINVDSVPLYFDAELPRIVHEVLTELNVPAWTLNVNNRKLLQGFYEGLGIDDPVAVIRAADKLDKIGPDGVAKVLVDQVGLTAAQAKSVLDLAAVKASDSAAVAEAVGRLGVKSDLLTTGLDELAFVLDELADLPVGSVVADLSIARGLDYYTGTVYEAKFVDWPGFGSICSGGRYDDLAGSFIRRNLPGVGISIGLTRIFAKLVAEGMINPGPASPADVLVVIPSDERRRVAVATAGRLRARGLKVETYHQADKLAKQLRYANRKGIGALWFPPFEDGKPHEVKNLATGDQTEADPDTWTP; from the coding sequence ATGAGTGATGCCCCGATCGTCAAGCCGGTCGCGATCAGTGGATTCCCCGAATGGCTGCCCGGAGTCAGGGCCGTGGAGCTGGCCTGGCTTGACCGGATTCGCGCCACTTTCGAGCGGTACGGCTTCTGCTCCGTCGAAACACCGTCGGTGGAGTCGCTCGACGTGCTCGCCGCCAAGGGGGAGACCTCCCAGGAGGTCTACGCGCTGCGCCGGCTGCAGGCCGAGCCGGGTGACGACTCGGGGCGGCTCGGGCTGCACTTCGACCTGACGGTGCCGTTCGCGCGCTACGTCGCCGCGCACTTCAACGAGCTGACCTTCCCGTTCCGGCGTTACCAGATCCAACGGGTCTGGCGGGGTGAGCGGCCACAGGAAGGCCGGTACCGCGAGTTCACCCAGTGCGACATCGACGTCATCAACGTCGACTCGGTGCCGCTGTACTTCGACGCGGAACTCCCGCGGATCGTGCACGAGGTGCTCACCGAGCTGAACGTCCCGGCCTGGACGTTGAACGTCAACAACCGGAAGCTGCTGCAGGGCTTCTACGAGGGCCTCGGCATCGACGACCCGGTGGCCGTCATCCGGGCCGCGGACAAGCTCGACAAGATCGGCCCCGACGGTGTCGCGAAGGTGCTTGTCGACCAGGTCGGGCTCACGGCCGCGCAGGCGAAGTCGGTGCTGGACCTGGCCGCCGTCAAGGCGAGCGACTCGGCCGCCGTCGCCGAGGCCGTCGGCCGGCTCGGCGTGAAGTCCGACCTGCTCACCACCGGGCTCGACGAGCTGGCCTTCGTCCTCGACGAGCTCGCGGACCTCCCCGTCGGCAGCGTGGTCGCCGACCTGTCGATCGCCCGGGGGCTGGACTACTACACCGGCACGGTCTACGAGGCGAAGTTCGTCGACTGGCCCGGCTTCGGCAGCATCTGCTCGGGCGGCCGGTACGACGACCTGGCCGGCTCGTTCATCCGGCGCAATCTGCCGGGCGTCGGTATCTCCATCGGTCTGACCCGGATCTTCGCCAAGCTGGTCGCCGAGGGGATGATCAATCCGGGGCCGGCGAGCCCGGCCGACGTCCTCGTCGTGATCCCGAGTGACGAGCGGCGCCGGGTCGCGGTCGCCACGGCCGGGCGGCTGCGCGCGCGTGGCCTCAAGGTCGAGACCTACCACCAGGCCGACAAGCTGGCCAAGCAGCTCCGCTACGCCAACCGCAAGGGCATCGGCGCCCTCTGGTTCCCGCCCTTCGAGGACGGCAAGCCCCACGAGGTCAAGAACCTGGCCACCGGCGACCAGACCGAGGCCGACCCGGACACCTGGACTCCCTGA